The following coding sequences lie in one Moritella viscosa genomic window:
- the hutC gene encoding histidine utilization repressor, translating into MNSSPRYIQIQDFILEKINSHVWMPGSKIPTELELTKQFSVSRMTVNKAIRDLVNKGLLERTPRLGTFVCQKKVESSLSDIRNIADEIRQRGRTYSNKILRQITIQADDEIAMRLGVKLETPVFFSEIIHFEDGIALQLELRWVNPEFAPQYIEQNFNLATPNEYLTKNCPLSSIEHTVEAIMPSPSIQQHLDLTAQQPCLLLNRRTWSKQDLISVALLYHPADKYKLSLKAEI; encoded by the coding sequence ATGAACAGTTCGCCGCGCTATATTCAAATCCAAGACTTCATTCTTGAAAAAATCAATTCTCACGTTTGGATGCCAGGAAGCAAGATCCCGACAGAACTCGAATTAACCAAACAATTTAGTGTCAGTCGCATGACGGTAAATAAAGCGATCCGCGATTTGGTCAACAAAGGTCTATTGGAAAGAACGCCGCGATTAGGTACGTTTGTTTGCCAGAAAAAGGTGGAATCATCACTCAGTGATATTCGTAATATTGCTGATGAGATCCGCCAACGAGGCCGAACTTACAGCAATAAAATCCTCCGTCAGATAACCATACAAGCGGATGACGAGATAGCCATGAGGTTGGGCGTGAAGCTGGAAACACCTGTCTTTTTCAGTGAAATAATTCACTTTGAAGACGGTATCGCCTTGCAACTGGAACTACGTTGGGTTAACCCAGAGTTTGCACCGCAGTACATAGAGCAAAACTTCAATTTGGCGACCCCAAATGAATACCTCACCAAAAACTGCCCATTAAGCTCGATTGAACATACTGTTGAAGCTATAATGCCAAGCCCCTCTATCCAGCAGCACTTGGATTTAACCGCTCAACAACCTTGTTTATTACTCAATCGTCGCACGTGGAGCAAGCAAGATTTAATCAGTGTTGCTCTACTTTATCATCCAGCAGATAAATACAAACTCAGCCTAAAAGCCGAAATATAG
- a CDS encoding HTH-type transcriptional regulator, MerR family, whose product MYIGEASKKTGLSIKAIRFYEKIGLISPPERIGRYRIYKDTEIELLLLIKEAKELGVTLSQLKGVIVYNNGKVDWAKIKLFLAELRKQLIHKIDDIKEKIANLDACYDQINP is encoded by the coding sequence ATGTATATCGGTGAAGCATCAAAAAAAACAGGCTTATCTATCAAGGCTATTCGATTTTATGAGAAAATAGGATTGATCAGCCCGCCAGAAAGGATAGGTCGATATAGAATATATAAAGACACAGAAATAGAACTTCTTCTACTAATTAAAGAGGCAAAAGAGTTAGGTGTAACCCTGTCTCAACTTAAGGGCGTTATTGTTTACAATAATGGTAAAGTTGATTGGGCTAAGATAAAACTATTTTTGGCTGAATTAAGAAAACAGTTAATTCATAAAATCGATGATATAAAGGAAAAAATAGCCAACCTTGACGCGTGTTATGACCAAATAAATCCTTAG
- a CDS encoding alcohol dehydrogenase, with protein MKGLVVNNENNIELKNSLLEPIAEQGEILIQIKSASVNPFDLESAKGTYDGYFAEYGFDKEVKTGLEFSGVVISDGEKFSHGDNVFGYVHMLTGWKTHAEYIAIDENYVALMPGELSYSQAAAIPLGALTTLVALQDLGHLKAGMKLLINGASGGLGIQAIQIGKILGAHVSAIAGSKQEAFLLSYGADQVYDYNQTKIGDIADAFDVILDLTNVQKLEHMKPLLTPTGIFIPGEPDDENGGLLEDPQVAYLMVAHGDVTKLTRIANWVSERKLKAVIDSEFSFADYQQAIARAQVKGRRGRIIMSW; from the coding sequence ATGAAAGGTTTAGTCGTTAATAATGAAAATAATATCGAGTTAAAAAACAGCTTGTTAGAGCCTATAGCAGAGCAAGGCGAAATACTAATTCAAATAAAAAGTGCGTCAGTTAATCCGTTTGACCTAGAGAGTGCAAAGGGAACTTATGACGGTTACTTTGCTGAGTATGGTTTTGATAAAGAAGTAAAGACGGGATTGGAATTTTCAGGTGTTGTGATAAGTGATGGCGAGAAGTTTAGTCACGGTGATAATGTATTTGGCTATGTCCATATGCTGACGGGGTGGAAAACCCATGCTGAATATATAGCCATTGATGAAAATTATGTTGCTTTAATGCCTGGTGAATTGAGCTACTCTCAAGCCGCAGCAATTCCGCTTGGGGCATTGACAACCTTAGTTGCTTTACAAGATTTAGGGCATCTAAAAGCGGGTATGAAATTATTGATTAATGGAGCGTCAGGTGGTCTTGGCATTCAGGCTATCCAAATCGGTAAAATTTTAGGTGCACATGTATCAGCGATTGCCGGAAGCAAGCAAGAGGCGTTCTTACTCTCTTATGGTGCGGATCAAGTCTATGATTACAATCAAACCAAAATTGGCGACATTGCCGATGCCTTCGACGTTATCCTTGATTTAACCAATGTGCAAAAACTAGAACACATGAAACCGCTGTTAACACCAACTGGTATTTTTATTCCTGGTGAACCAGATGATGAAAATGGTGGCCTGCTAGAGGATCCGCAAGTGGCTTATTTGATGGTTGCACATGGTGATGTTACCAAACTAACGCGCATTGCAAACTGGGTGTCCGAAAGAAAACTAAAAGCAGTCATAGATAGCGAGTTTAGCTTTGCTGATTATCAACAGGCCATTGCACGTGCACAAGTAAAAGGCAGAAGAGGACGGATAATCATGAGCTGGTAA
- a CDS encoding aldehyde dehydrogenase has protein sequence MIYAAPGTQDALINFKPRYQNFIGGQWVEPQNGCYFDNISPVNGEVICQIPRSNHLDIELALDAAHKAKDAWGTTSVTARSNILLKIADRLEESMTQLAIAETWDNGKAIRETLAADIPLAVDHFRYFAGCLRAQEGTIGDIDENTVSYHFHEPLGVVGQIIPWNFPILMAAWKLAPALAAGNCVILKPAEQTPVSILVLMELIEDLLPSGVLNIVNGYGAEAGQALASSTRIAKIAFTGSTPVGSHILKCAAENIIPSTVELGGKSPNIFFADIMDHEDAYLSKCIEGVVLAYFNQGEVCTCPSRLLVHEDIYEQFMTKIIERTKMIKRGNPLDTETMVGAQASKEQFEKILKYIEIGKSEGAELLIGGDIEEVHTDYEDGFYIQPTLLKGTNDMRIFQEEIFGPVIAVTTFKTEEEALELANDSEFGLGAGVWSRDMNVAYRMGRKIQAGRVWTNCYHMYPAHAAFGGYKKSGVGRETHKVALEHYQQTKNLLVSYDVNPLGFF, from the coding sequence ATGATCTATGCAGCACCAGGAACTCAAGATGCACTTATTAATTTTAAACCTCGTTACCAAAATTTCATTGGTGGTCAATGGGTAGAGCCACAAAACGGCTGTTACTTTGATAACATTAGTCCAGTGAATGGCGAAGTCATCTGCCAAATACCACGCTCGAATCACCTTGATATCGAACTTGCACTAGATGCCGCCCATAAAGCCAAAGATGCTTGGGGAACTACATCTGTTACTGCCCGCTCTAATATTCTGCTAAAAATAGCCGACCGCTTAGAAGAAAGCATGACTCAACTGGCAATAGCAGAAACCTGGGATAACGGTAAAGCAATTCGAGAAACTCTCGCTGCTGACATTCCTTTAGCGGTTGATCACTTCCGTTATTTTGCTGGTTGCTTACGCGCTCAAGAAGGCACTATCGGGGACATTGACGAAAACACAGTGTCTTATCACTTCCATGAACCATTAGGAGTTGTCGGTCAGATCATTCCTTGGAACTTCCCCATTCTCATGGCAGCATGGAAACTGGCACCAGCACTGGCTGCTGGTAACTGTGTGATCCTTAAGCCTGCTGAGCAAACACCGGTCTCTATTTTAGTACTAATGGAATTGATAGAAGACTTGCTACCATCCGGTGTACTTAATATCGTCAACGGTTACGGCGCTGAAGCAGGTCAAGCCCTTGCCAGCAGCACCCGTATCGCTAAGATTGCTTTTACTGGTTCTACACCCGTTGGCTCACATATTTTAAAATGTGCTGCCGAAAATATTATTCCTTCGACAGTCGAACTTGGCGGTAAATCACCGAACATCTTCTTCGCCGATATTATGGACCATGAAGATGCGTACCTGAGTAAATGTATCGAAGGTGTGGTATTAGCGTATTTCAATCAAGGTGAAGTTTGTACCTGCCCATCACGCTTATTAGTGCATGAAGATATCTATGAGCAATTCATGACTAAGATCATCGAGCGCACCAAGATGATTAAACGTGGTAATCCATTAGATACGGAAACAATGGTTGGTGCGCAGGCGTCGAAAGAACAATTTGAGAAGATCTTAAAATACATTGAAATAGGTAAATCTGAAGGTGCAGAGCTACTCATTGGTGGCGATATTGAAGAAGTACATACCGATTATGAAGACGGATTTTATATCCAACCAACACTGCTTAAAGGCACGAATGATATGCGCATCTTCCAAGAAGAAATTTTTGGACCAGTGATCGCAGTAACCACCTTTAAAACCGAAGAAGAAGCGCTTGAATTAGCCAATGATTCTGAATTTGGCTTAGGTGCGGGAGTTTGGAGTCGCGACATGAATGTAGCTTACCGCATGGGCCGTAAGATCCAAGCAGGTCGCGTATGGACGAACTGTTACCACATGTACCCTGCCCACGCAGCGTTTGGTGGATATAAAAAATCAGGTGTCGGCCGCGAAACTCATAAGGTTGCTTTAGAACATTACCAACAGACTAAAAACTTACTTGTTAGCTATGACGTTAACCCGCTTGGTTTCTTTTAA
- a CDS encoding HTH-type transcriptional regulator, AraC family: protein MQIRSNRYSNKDPEFQPQIMVENKISYDGPESQLSIYDTFQEAKRVKLKSDQPLFCAMLCGKKVMHTLDASYDSDFVPHESFVLAPCQTVEIDFPVASLAAPTRCLAIEISTDRITQIADNLNYKAEKHSEFGPWQYQAQLLHTHHNAQTQALLQRMTELYADNDPDRSYMINLAVSELTVRLLRQQSRDFMMSFCQRQPDHSGLTMAIEFINQHLNEYIDIEVLCRIACMCRTKFFNQFKLHLGCTPLAFQQQQRLKKAAEMIKIGMQITQVSFELGFVSSSHFSRIFKRFYGISPKSYQHRHKTILN, encoded by the coding sequence ATGCAGATACGATCTAATCGATACTCTAATAAAGATCCAGAATTTCAGCCACAAATCATGGTTGAAAACAAAATCAGCTACGACGGACCTGAGTCTCAGTTAAGTATTTATGATACGTTTCAAGAAGCTAAGCGAGTGAAATTAAAGTCAGACCAGCCCTTATTTTGTGCCATGCTCTGTGGTAAAAAAGTGATGCACACTCTGGATGCTAGTTATGATAGTGACTTTGTACCGCATGAATCCTTTGTATTAGCGCCCTGTCAAACGGTTGAAATCGATTTCCCTGTTGCTAGTTTAGCTGCACCGACACGTTGTCTCGCGATTGAGATATCAACGGACCGTATAACGCAGATAGCAGACAACTTAAATTACAAAGCAGAAAAACACAGTGAGTTTGGTCCCTGGCAATATCAGGCGCAGTTACTACACACTCATCATAATGCGCAGACTCAAGCATTATTGCAGCGCATGACTGAACTGTATGCCGATAACGATCCTGATCGTAGTTACATGATTAACTTAGCGGTATCTGAATTGACAGTACGTTTGTTACGCCAGCAAAGTCGCGATTTTATGATGTCATTTTGCCAGCGGCAGCCGGACCATAGCGGCTTAACGATGGCAATTGAGTTTATTAATCAACACTTAAATGAGTACATTGATATAGAGGTGCTTTGCCGTATTGCGTGTATGTGCCGGACCAAGTTTTTTAATCAATTCAAATTACACCTTGGCTGTACCCCCTTGGCATTTCAACAGCAGCAACGTTTGAAGAAAGCAGCTGAAATGATTAAAATTGGTATGCAGATCACACAGGTTAGTTTTGAATTAGGTTTCGTTAGTAGCAGTCATTTTAGTCGTATTTTCAAACGTTTTTACGGTATTAGTCCTAAGTCATATCAGCATCGTCATAAGACTATTTTGAATTAA